In the genome of Streptomyces globosus, one region contains:
- a CDS encoding cytochrome c biogenesis CcdA family protein — MTGIGYLAALLGGLLALLSPCSALLLPAFFAYSIDSPSRLLARTGIFYAGLATTLVPLGAASSTAGRFFHGHRDALVLAGGWLIIALGIAQVLGRGFAPRRLSELSGRIRPTTALSVYALGAVYGLAGFCAGPILGSVLTVAALGGSPVYGGLLLAVYALGMAVPLFVLALLWERFDLGRRRLLRGRPVRLGRLEVHSTSLLSGLFFVLLGALFLAYDGASALPGLLDVDDSFAVEQRVREIAGAVPDAVLLGVAAAGALAVVLVRRLRGGPAAAAGEGASEPAEARE, encoded by the coding sequence GTGACGGGCATCGGCTACCTGGCCGCCCTGCTCGGCGGGCTGCTGGCGCTGCTCAGCCCGTGCAGCGCGCTGCTGCTGCCGGCGTTCTTCGCGTACTCGATCGACTCCCCGTCCCGGCTGCTGGCGCGGACCGGGATCTTCTACGCGGGCCTGGCCACGACCCTCGTCCCGCTCGGCGCGGCGTCCTCGACGGCCGGCCGGTTCTTCCACGGCCACCGGGACGCCCTCGTCCTGGCGGGCGGCTGGCTGATCATCGCGCTGGGCATCGCGCAGGTCCTCGGCAGGGGCTTCGCGCCGCGGCGGCTCTCGGAGCTGTCGGGGCGGATCCGGCCGACGACCGCGCTGTCGGTGTACGCGCTGGGCGCCGTGTACGGGCTGGCCGGCTTCTGCGCCGGGCCGATCCTGGGGAGCGTGCTGACGGTGGCGGCCCTCGGCGGCAGCCCGGTCTACGGGGGGCTGCTGCTCGCGGTGTACGCGCTGGGGATGGCCGTGCCGCTCTTCGTGCTGGCCCTGCTGTGGGAGCGCTTCGACCTGGGGCGGCGGCGCCTGCTGCGCGGCCGGCCCGTCCGCCTGGGGCGGCTCGAGGTGCACAGCACGTCGCTGCTTTCGGGGCTGTTCTTCGTCCTGCTGGGGGCGCTGTTCCTGGCGTACGACGGGGCGAGCGCGCTGCCGGGGCTGCTGGACGTGGACGATTCGTTCGCGGTGGAGCAGCGGGTGCGGGAGATCGCGGGCGCGGTGCCGGACGCGGTGCTGCTCGGCGTGGCCGCGGCGGGGGCCCTCGCGGTGGTGCTGGTGCGCCGGCTGCGCGGCGGCCCGGCCGCGGCTGCCGGGGAGGGCGCGTCGGAGCCGGCGGAGGCGCGGGAATGA
- a CDS encoding DsbA family protein, whose translation MPSSTRPSRPSSRSTGKTVLACAGVVLAAAALGLASWQATAPDDRPARGGGAVSQPRSEDSGARAELLKLARREAGDRLAVGRQDAPVVLIEYSDFKCGYCGKFARDTEPELIRKYVEDGTLRIEWRNFPIFGEESEAAAKAAWAAGQQDRFQQFHAAAYAPGAKEKGFGAERLLELAREAGVPDLERFSRDMAGEAAAAALARDREEGSRIGVASTPSFLVNGRPIAGAQPYGAFAAVIDGAKAEAAR comes from the coding sequence ATGCCTTCCTCCACCCGCCCTTCCCGACCCTCCTCCCGCTCCACCGGCAAGACGGTGCTGGCCTGCGCGGGCGTCGTCCTCGCCGCGGCCGCGCTGGGGCTGGCGTCCTGGCAGGCCACCGCCCCCGACGACCGCCCGGCGCGGGGCGGCGGCGCGGTGTCGCAGCCGCGGTCCGAGGACTCCGGCGCCCGCGCCGAGCTGCTGAAGCTCGCGCGCCGCGAGGCCGGCGACCGGCTCGCCGTCGGCCGGCAGGACGCCCCGGTCGTGCTGATCGAGTACTCCGACTTCAAGTGCGGCTACTGCGGCAAGTTCGCCCGGGACACCGAGCCCGAGCTGATCCGCAAGTACGTCGAGGACGGCACGCTGCGCATCGAGTGGCGCAACTTCCCGATCTTCGGCGAGGAGTCCGAGGCCGCGGCGAAGGCTGCCTGGGCCGCCGGGCAGCAGGACCGCTTCCAGCAGTTCCATGCCGCCGCGTACGCGCCCGGCGCCAAGGAGAAGGGCTTCGGCGCGGAGCGCCTGCTGGAGCTGGCCCGCGAGGCCGGCGTCCCCGACCTGGAGCGCTTCTCCCGGGACATGGCCGGCGAGGCAGCCGCGGCGGCGCTGGCCCGGGACCGGGAGGAGGGGAGCCGCATCGGCGTCGCCTCGACCCCGTCCTTCCTGGTCAACGGCCGCCCGATCGCCGGCGCCCAGCCGTACGGCGCCTTCGCCGCGGTGATCGACGGGGCGAAGGCGGAGGCGGCCCGGTGA